Proteins from a single region of Stutzerimonas stutzeri:
- a CDS encoding bile acid:sodium symporter family protein codes for MAHLRLLFDNFTLALLAVIAIATFLPCEGQGAVIFGWATTLAIALLFFMHGAKLSREAILTGAGHWRLHLLVFGCTFVMFPLLGLALKPLLTPMVGNELYLGILYLCALPATVQSAIAFTSLARGNIPAAICSAAASSLLGIFLTPVLVMLLLGVEGEAGSTLDSIGKIVLQLLVPFIAGQFARRWIGAWVTRNKGWLKSVDQGSILLVVYTAFSDAVVEGLWQLIPLSRLVALTLVCCALLALVLWLTHWLASRLGFNLEDRITILFAGSKKSLATGVPMAQVLFASSAVGMIILPLMIFHQIQLMVCAVLAQRYAQRDEEPKQVSEAAAS; via the coding sequence ATGGCCCATCTGCGCCTGTTGTTCGATAACTTTACTCTCGCCCTGCTGGCGGTCATCGCCATTGCCACTTTCCTGCCCTGCGAAGGTCAGGGCGCGGTGATCTTCGGCTGGGCCACGACGCTGGCCATCGCCCTGCTGTTCTTCATGCACGGCGCCAAGCTGTCGCGCGAAGCCATCCTGACCGGAGCCGGCCACTGGCGCCTGCATCTGCTGGTGTTCGGCTGCACCTTCGTGATGTTTCCGCTGCTGGGGCTGGCACTCAAGCCGCTGCTGACACCCATGGTGGGTAACGAGCTTTACCTGGGCATTCTCTACCTTTGTGCCCTGCCCGCCACTGTGCAGTCGGCCATCGCCTTCACCTCGCTGGCGCGTGGCAACATCCCGGCTGCGATCTGCAGTGCGGCGGCGTCCAGCCTGCTCGGCATCTTCCTCACGCCGGTACTGGTGATGTTGCTGCTGGGTGTGGAAGGTGAAGCCGGATCGACGCTGGATTCCATCGGCAAGATCGTGCTGCAACTGCTGGTGCCCTTCATCGCCGGGCAGTTTGCGCGGCGCTGGATCGGCGCCTGGGTGACGCGCAACAAGGGCTGGCTGAAATCCGTCGACCAAGGTTCCATCCTGCTGGTGGTCTATACCGCCTTCAGCGACGCGGTGGTCGAGGGGCTGTGGCAGCTCATCCCACTGTCGCGACTGGTTGCACTGACGCTGGTCTGCTGTGCCCTGCTGGCACTCGTGCTCTGGCTGACGCACTGGCTTGCCAGCCGGCTGGGCTTCAACCTCGAAGACCGCATCACCATTCTCTTCGCCGGCTCGAAGAAGAGCCTGGCCACCGGCGTGCCTATGGCCCAGGTGCTTTTCGCCAGCAGTGCCGTGGGGATGATCATCCTGCCGCTGATGATCTTCCACCAGATTCAGCTGATGGTCTGCGCGGTGCTCGCCCAGCGCTATGCGCAGCGTGATGAGGAGCCAA